The proteins below are encoded in one region of Fulvia fulva chromosome 9, complete sequence:
- a CDS encoding External alternative NAD(P)H-ubiquinone oxidoreductase B1, mitochondrial translates to MVRETVRDPNQGLLSTRAGEEKDERPIEMRIEASRGELFSMAYDKLVIGVGAYSRTYGIPGVKENAFFLKDVQDARKIRNKLLSCFETAALPTTPVALKKQLLNFAIVGGEPTGIEFSGELQDIVREDMTKLYPGLIEHVRITVYDVADKILPMFDETLAKYAAEHCIKEGVNVKTSHRIRGLKRGFPKVNGSGNLHDDVKASGFTLSLQNGEESEVGCGLAVWSTGLMSNPFVDKALSPSFTAPASCVRMLNDINPSPEVRTEHGRHE, encoded by the exons ATGGTCCGCGAGACGGTTCGAGATCCCAATCAAGGTCTTCTGTCGACCAGAGCAGGCGAGGAGAAAGATGAGAGGCCAATTGAGATGCGGATCGAGGCCAGTCGCGGCGAGCTGTTCTCCATGGCATATGACAAGCTGGTGATCGGTGTTGGCGCGTACAGTCGGACATACGGCATTCCTGGCGTGAAAGAGAATGCGTTCTTCTTGAAAGATGTGCAAGATGCGAGGAAGATCCGCAATAAGCTGCTGTCGTGCTTCGAGACGGCAGCTTTACCTACCACGCCGGTAGCACTCAAGAAGCAGCTGTTGAATTTCGCAATT GTCGGCGGTGAACCTACTGGTATTGAGTTCTCCGGTGAGCTCCAAGACATCGTCCGTGAGGACATGACCAAGCTGTACCCGGGTCTGATCGAGCACGTACGAATCACCGTGTACGACGTAGCCGACAAGATCTTGCCAATGTTCGACGAGACCCTTGCGAAGTACGCAGCAGAGCACTGTATCAAAGAAGGCGTCAATGTCAAGACCAGTCACAGGATCCGTGGGCTGAAGCGAGGATTTCCGAAGGTGAACGGGTCGGGCAACTTGCACGACGATGTGAAGGCTAGCGGCTTCACGTTGAGTCTCCAGAACGGCGAGGAATCTGAGGTTGGCTGTGGTCTGGCTGTCTGGAGCACTGGCTTGATGAGCAATCCGTTCGTCGACAAAGCGCTGAGTCCAAGCTTTACCGCACCAGCGTCCTGTGTACGCATGTTGAACGACATCAATCCGAGTCCAGAAGTACGTACTGAACATGGGCGTCATGAGTAG
- a CDS encoding GTPase-activating protein, with translation MAVSMLHTPSRASSSSASSYVPVTRQNTMSSQEGSRSMRASKRYSVTALYLSMNANQRDLEIEDDLARAQKALRELKAKISSQSKKNFVLEKDVRYLDSRIALLVQNRMALEEKEEVASHLDDSLDLTEGSFPNDEKTQKYGNLLFLLQSEPRHIAHLCRLVTMAEIDQLLQTVMFTIYGNQYESREEHLLLTMFQSVLTFQFDNTPDYSSLLRANTPVSRMMTTYTRRGPGQSYLKTVLAERINSLIEIKDLDLEINPLKVYESMIGKIEADGGTLPANLPKGITAEQAAANENVQRIIAPRIDMLIEIATSFLDTIIEGLEETPYGIRWICKQIRSLTRRKYPDAQEQTICTLIGGFFFLRFINPAIVTPRSYMLIEQTPAENPKRTLTYVAKMLQNLANKPSYAKEPYMQKLQPFIQHNKERINKFMMDLCEVQDFYETLEMDNYVALSKKDLELSITLNEVYAMHSLLDRHNKELVKDESSHLNQLLGELGPAPAQLPRKENRAINLPLYSKWETSLDDFTAALDITQEEVYFMEGKSTFVMIMRSLPAGSMVMRRPLKLDRIAEAAATTKNDSVMVRKGIRAMELLNQLQELGVIDKDDSYAMLRDEVEQELVHLGSLKEKVIAETSKLDEVFRTIRDHNAYLVGQLETYKSYLHNVRGQSEGTSKRNQTTKVLGPYKFTHQELEKQGVIQKSNVPENRRANIYFNITSPSPGTFVISLHYKGRNRGLLELDLKLDDLLEMQKEQQEDLDLEYVQFNVSKVLQLLNRRFARKRT, from the exons ATGGCCGTCTCAATGCTACATACACCCTCGCGCGCCTCCAGCTCATCCGCCTCTTCATACGTGCCCGTCACCCGCCAGAATACCATGAGCTCTCAGGAGGGCTCGCGCTCCATGCGCGCCTCAAAGCGGTACTCCGTCACGGCCCTGTACCTGTCGATGAATGCCAACCAGCGGGACCTGGAGATTGAGGACGACCTAGCAAGAG CTCAAAAAGCACTGCGAGAACTCAAGGCCAAGATATCGTCTCAGTCTAAGAAGAACTTCGTGCTTGAGAAGGATGTTCGATATCTCGACTCCCGAATAGCACTGCTGGTCCAGAACCGTATGGCACTGGAGGAG AAGGAAGAAGTCGCAAGCCACCTGGACGACTCCCTCGACCTCACAGAAGGCTCGTTCCCGAACGATGAGAAGACGCAGAAATATGGCAACCTGTTGTTCCTGCTACAGAGCGAACCTCGACACATCGCCCACCTATGTCGTCTAGTCACAATGGCCGAGATCGATCAGCTCCTCCAGACGGTCATGTTCACAATCTATGGTAACCAATACGAAAGCCGAGAAGAACATCTTCTCTTGACTATGTTCCAG TCCGTCCTTACCTTTCAGTTCGACAATACACCAGACTATTCCTCATTACTACGAGCCAACACTCCAGTATCGCGCATGATGACCACATATACACGACGAGGGCCAGGGCAAAGTTACCTGAAGACTGTCCTTGCAGAACGCATCAACTCTTTGATCGAGATCAAGGATCTTGATCTGGAAATCAACCCGCTCAAGGTCTACGAGAGCATGATCGGCAAGATTGAAGCAGATGGCGGAACGCTACCGGCGAATCTGCCAAAAGGCATCACAGCCGAGCAAGCAGCCGCGAACGAAAACGTGCAAAGGATCATCGCACCACGAATAGACATGCTGATAGAGATTGCGACATCTTTCCTGGACACGATCATCGAAGGTCTGGAAGAAACGCCGTATGGTATTCGATGGATATGCAAGCAGATTCGGAGCTTGACACGAAGAAAGTATCCCGATGCACAGGAACAGACAATCTGTACTCTGATTGGAGGCTTCTTCTTCCTTCGGTTCATCAACCCGGCCATTGTTACACCCAGGTCATACATGCTCATCGAACAGACACCCGCCGAGAACCCGAAACGCACGCTCACTTACGTTGCAAAGATGCTTCAGAACCTGGCCAACAAGCCAAGCTACGCAAAGGAGCCATACATGCAGAAACTACAGCCATTCATCCAGCACAACAAAGAGCGCATCAACAAATTCATGATGGATTTGTGCGAGGTGCAGGACTTTTATGAGACGCTGGAGATGGACAACTATGTTGCACTATCCAAGAAAGATCTCGAACTCTCCATTACTCTCAATGAGGTATATGCCATGCACTCTCTCCTGGACCGACATAACAAGGAACTGGTCAAGGATGAAAGCTCACATCTGAACCAATTGTTAGGTGAGCTGGGACCAGCTCCTGCACAATTGCCCAGGAAGGAGAACAGAGCGATCAACTTGCCGCTCTACAGCAAATGGGAGACATCGCTGGATGACTTCACTGCAGCCCTCGACATCACTCAGGAGGAGGTGTACTTCATGGAAGGCAAGTCCACATTCGTGATGATCATGCGGTCCTTGCCAGCGGGATCCATGGTCATGCGCAGGCCATTGAAGCTGGATCGCATTGCTGAAGCAGCAGCTACGACCAAGAACGACTCCGTGATGGTTCGCAAGGGCATCCGCGCGATGGAACTTCTCAACCAATTGCAGGAGCTCGGCGTCATCGACAAAGATGACAGTTATGCAATGCTTAGGGATGAAGTCGAGCAGGAGCTGGTTCATCTCGGCTCACTGAAGGAGAAGGTCATCGCAGAGACGTCGAAGCTCGATGAAGTATTCCGGACCATACGGGACCACAACGCATATCTGGTTGGCCAATTGGAGACATACAAGAGCTACCTACACAATGTTCGAGGCCAGTCCGAGGGGACATCGAAGCGCAACCAGACCACCAAAGTCCTTGGACCATACAAATTCACACATCAAGAACTCGAAAAACAGGGAGTGATACAGAAGAGCAACGTACCCGAAAACAGACGAGCGAACATTTATTTCAATATCACCAGTCCCAGCCCTGGCACATTTGTCATCAGTCTGCACTACAAAGGTCGTAATCGCGGTCTTCTGGAGCTTGACCTCAAGCTCGACGACCTACTGGAGATGCAGAAGGAGCAACAAGAAGACCTGGACCTGGAATACGTTCAGTTCAACGTATCGAAGGTTCTGCAGCTGCTCAACAGGCGCTTCGCCCGTAAGCGCACCTGA
- a CDS encoding UDP-glucose:glycoprotein glucosyltransferase, which produces MFATKAALVASLLAGARAAPSINVDLRASFGAPPYLIELLETAAEENATSYFPLLDHIADGYFDPAKTDEELYTRFRLLLKEQRHLKDEDLSSFDYALSIHSAAPRIEAHFQYYNTSIQPLATTHQGSDCESWVHVPFSGQSYCSPELEESTARPFGNAADELHELPFDRVLGDPLGQRPSIVYADLGSSSFRKFHKTLSKTAKEGKTSYRLRYRTPADAERKPLTVSGYGVELALKRTDYIVIDDRQAEDGAKESANSASDASLNEEEVSDLRPLSQSELKRLGVKAASFVMGSEKPLDTLLRLSQDFPKHSSSIAATNISHEFLQEHIGNRDVILPPGYNVMWINGVQMMPRDIDAYSLLEYLRRERKMINGVRGIGLSGSEAVNLLSHEAITESQVEQEAQRYDWRDETEGGDVIIWMNDIEKDKRYEEWPEYVSALLQRTFPGQLPSVRKDLHNLVVPVDFAEYTDALLVAEQLRSFVSRKVPIRFGLVPYIRSPATIEQTKIVYYLIDRYGLSAALEYLEDSLESAGKKYGKPDDQQFQAVVESRTLRPNKEILILEEIFDDAELQRRVAGSQAYISRIGSIDPTPPVLVNGVPVARTEDWFQTMSQRVSLDVRMVQQAVYEMKVTDEDYLPNLFLENASIKRNPLVIPEDDSSVRHLNLGELSQFSELPSLSAEKDTIERELVHFTLAADLDSKEGFEQLMEALLLHREHDNLELALLHIPQGGSEGKRIGSGYDTSSGEASLQSLLEQYNTLAAEDRFKPDDKEADFSTRQKIFAELYQRLATDSTPDVDEHARTTWAPFREIVSALGVAPGQKALIVNGRIVGPMSDRLSLDVSDLEALYSYERKKRLLPAAKAIEALGLAEKASTPLAFARISNLIALSLVSDVPEGIFEAAPTVRTDVFKKWNSTHTAIHLGDEKTATIQLYTAVDPASEAAQRWIPIIKVLSELEGVHTKIFLNPRDRLEEIPIKRFYRQVLSSKPTFEADGSLRGNGAQFSGLPAEALLNLGMDLPPAWLVAPKETIYDPDNIKLSLVKSGNIDATYELRNILIEGHSRDPTAGGIPPRGAQLVLGTEHDHHFADTIIMANLGYFQFKANPGLYNLALQKGRSEKIFHIDSAGTRGHAAALGDNTTEIALMSFRGATIYPRISRKPGMDDEDVLEPAKSALESVAEGADKLLAQVGLKSPQTSKYLFKAAKLGSGLLSGSSKTDISVDHHADINIFSVASGHLYERMLNIMMVSVMKHTKHSVKFWFIEQFLSPSFKDFLPTMAEEYGFKYEMVTYKWPHWLRAQKEKQREIWGYKILFLDVLFPLDLDKVIFVDADQIVRTDMYELVQHDLKGAPYGFTPMCDSRTEMEGFRFWKQGYWKNFLKGLPYHISALYVVDLKRFRQLAAGDRLRQNYHQLSADPNSLSNLDQDLPNHMQSLLPIHSLPQEWLWCETWCSDESLKEAKTIDLCNNPQTKEPKLDRARRQVPEWTEYDNEIAVVAKRHKEQRSAENKAHEAGLPDVHDGNLEEESIQERLQREDAERERKKKEKGHDEL; this is translated from the exons ATGTTCGCCACGAAAGCAGCACTGGTTGCTAGCTTGCTGGCTGGTGCAAGAGCAGCACCATCGATAAATGTAGACCTGAGGGCATCATTCGGCGCACCGCCATACCTAATAGAACTACT AGAAACGGCAGCCGAAGAGAACGCGACTTCCTACTTTCCACTACTCGACCACATCGCCGACGGGTACTTCGATCCAGCCAAAACCGATGAAGAGCTATATACACGATTTCGATTACTGTTGAAAGAGCAAAGGCATCTGAAGGATGAGGATCTGTCGTCGTTCGACTACGCGTTGTCAATACATTCGGCAGCACCGCGAATCGAAGCACACTTCCAATACTACAACACATCAATCCAACCGCTTGCAACAACTCACCAAGGAAGTGACTGCGAGAGCTGGGTCCATGTGCCATTCAGTGGCCAAAGCTATTGCTCGCCAGAGCTGGAAGAATCGACAGCACGACCATTCGGCAACGCAGCAGACGAGCTCCACGAACTGCCATTCGACAGAGTTCTGGGGGACCCTTTAGGCCAGCGACCATCGATTGTATACGCAGATCTCGGCTCCAGCTCCTTTCGCAAATTCCATAAGACATTGAGCAAGACAGCGAAGGAGGGCAAGACATCCTATCGGTTGAGATACAGGACACCAGCAGATGCAGAGCGCAAGCCTCTCACAGTCAGCGGATATGGTGTTGAGCTTGCACTCAAGCGGACGGACTACATCGTCATTGATGATCGCCAGGCGGAGGATGGGGCCAAGGAGAGCGCGAACAGTGCATCAGATGCCTCGCTGAATGAAGAAGAGGTATCGGATTTGAGGCCGCTGTCACAATCGGAGCTGAAACGACTTGGTGTTAAAGCTGCTAGCTTTGTGATGGGCAGCGAAAAGCCATTGGATACTCTTTTACGACTCTCACAGGACTTCCCAAAGCACTCCAGCTCGATTGCGGCAACGAACATCTCACACGAGTTTCTGCAGGAGCACATTGGTAATCGCGATGTCATCCTTCCTCCAGGCTACAACGTAATGTGGATCAATGGTGTACAGATGATGCCCCGAGACATCGATGCCTACTCACTGCTCGAATATCTGCGGCGCGAACGGAAGATGATCAATGGTGTACGCGGAATCGGTCTGAGCGGGTCTGAAGCAGTCAACCTCCTCTCTCATGAAGCGATCACAGAATCACAAGTCGAGCAGGAGGCTCAGCGCTATGACTGGCGAGACGAGACTGAAGGCGGAGATGTCATCATCTGGATGAACGACATCGAAAAGGATAAGCGCTACGAGGAGTGGCCGGAGTATGTTAGTGCCCTACTCCAGCGTACTTTCCCTGGTCAGCTGCCATCCGTCCGCAAGGACTTGCATAACCTTGTTGTGCCGGTCGATTTCGCGGAGTATACAGATGCGCTCTTGGTCGCAGAGCAACTCCGCAGCTTTGTGTCGAGGAAAGTGCCCATTCGCTTTGGTCTGGTTCCCTACATTCGGTCTCCAGCAACGATTGAACAAACGAAGATCGTCTACTACTTGATCGACAGATACGGCTTATCGGCAGCCCTGGAGTATCTCGAGGACTCCCTCGAAAGTGCTGGTAAGAAGTATGGCAAGCCAGACGACCAGCAATTCCAAGCAGTGGTCGAGAGCAGGACCTTAAGGCCGAACAAGGAGATCCTTATACTCGAGGAGATCTTCGACGATGCAGAGCTACAAAGACGCGTTGCAGGCTCGCAGGCATACATCTCAAGGATAGGCAGCATTGATCCAACGCCACCCGTTCTTGTCAACGGTGTGCCAGTCGCCCGTACCGAAGATTGGTTCCAGACGATGAGCCAGCGCGTTAGTCTCGACGTGCGCATGGTGCAGCAAGCAGTCTATGAAATGAAAGTTACTGATGAAGACTACTTGCCAAACCTATTCCTGGAGAATGCAAGCATCAAACGGAATCCGCTCGTAATTCCAGAGGACGACAGCTCGGTTCGACATCTCAACCTGGGAGAACTTTCTCAATTCTCAGAACTACCGAGCCTCTCAGCCGAGAAAGACACCATTGAGCGAGAGCTGGTTCACTTCACACTGGCTGCCGATCTTGACAGTAAGGAAGGTTTCGAGCAGCTGATGGAAGCCTTGCTTTTGCACCGCGAGCACGACAACTTGGAGTTAGCACTGCTACACATTCCGCAGGGCGGCTCTGAGGGTAAGAGGATTGGCTCTGGCTATGACACGTCTTCCGGAGAGGCGTCGTTGCAGAGTCTGCTTGAGCAGTATAATACTCTTGCAGCCGAAGATCGCTTCAAGCCGGATGACAAAGAAGCCGACTTCTCGACTAGACAGAAGATCTTCGCGGAGCTTTACCAGAGGTTAGCTACAGACAGCACGCCTGATGTGGACGAACATGCTCGCACCACATGGGCACCGTTCAGAGAGATTGTTTCCGCACTCGGCGTTGCACCTGGACAAAAGGCACTGATAGTCAATGGCAGGATAGTTGGACCAATGTCTGATAGGCTCAGCCTTGATGTATCAGACCTGGAGGCACTCTACTCCTACGAAAGGAAGAAGCGCCTGTTGCCTGCCGCCAAAGCCATCGAGGCGCTTGGGCTGGCGGAGAAAGCTTCGACGCCCTTGGCATTTGCTCGCATCTCCAACCTGATTGCCCTGTCGCTTGTGTCAGACGTGCCCGAGGGCATCTTCGAAGCTGCACCCACTGTGCGAACGGACGTCTTCAAGAAGTGGAACTCGACTCACACTGCCATCCACCTCGGCGATGAAAAGACTGCTACGATTCAGCTCTACACTGCCGTTGATCCTGCTTCTGAAGCTGCGCAGAGGTGGATTCCGATCATCAAGGTACTGTCGGAGCTTGAAGGCGTCCACACGAAGATCTTCCTGAACCCAAGGGATAGATTGGAAGAGATTCCTATCAAGCGTTTCTACAGACAGGTTCTCAGCTCCAAGCCTACCTTCGAGGCAGATGGCTCGCTGCGAGGTAACGGTGCCCAGTTCAGTGGCTTGCCAGCTGAGGCGTTGCTCAACTTGGGCATGGACTTGCCTCCTGCATGGCTTGTCGCACCAAAGGAAACCATCTACGACCCTGACAACATCAAGCTGAGTCTCGTCAAGAGTGGGAACATTGACGCTACATACGAGCTCAGGAACATCTTGATCGAAGGACACTCGAGAGATCCTACAGCTGGTGGCATTCCGCCGCGTGGTGCCCAGCTTGTGCTTGGGACTGAACACGATCATCACTTCGCTGACACTATCATCATGGCTAACCTTGGGTACTTCCAGTTCAAAGCGAACCCAGGACTCTACAATCTCGCGCTGCAGAAAGGACGAAGTGAGAAGATCTTCCACATCGACAGTGCCGGTACGCGAGGACATGCCGCAGCATTAGGCGACAATACCACAGAGATTGCCTTGATGAGTTTCCGGGGTGCAACAATATATCCTCGGATTTCGCGAAAGCCTGGTATGGATGATGAGGACGTGCTTGAACCAGCGAAGTCTGCTCTGGAAAGCGTAGCGGAAGGAGCAGACAAGCTATTGGCGCAGGTCGGCCTGAAGTCTCCACAAACCAGCAAGTATCTCTTTAAGGCTGCCAAACTTGGCTCCGGCCTGCTCTCTGGCTCAAGCAAGACTGACATCTCGGTAGACCATCACGCTGACATCAACATCTTCTCGGTGGCTTCCGGTCACCTGTACGAGCGCATGCTGAACATCATGATGGTCTCCGTCATGAAGCACACCAAACATAGCGTCAAGTTCTGGTTCATTGAGCAGTTTCTGTCACCATCCTTCAAGGATTTCTTGCCGACCATGGCTGAAGAGTACGGCTTCAAGTACGAGATGGTGACGTACAAGTGGCCACATTGGCTGCGTGCTCAGAAGGAAAAGCAACGCGAAATCTGGGGCTACAAGATCCTATTCCTGGATGTACTGTTCCCTCTCGACTTGGACAAGGTCATCTTCGTGGACGCCGACCAAATCGTACGAACAGATATGTACGAGCTTGTGCAGCACGACCTCAAGGGCGCACCATACGGCTTTACCCCAATGTGTGACTCCAGGACCGAGATGGAGGGTTTCAGGTTCTGGAAGCAAGGTTACTGGAAGAACTTTCTGAAGGGCCTTCCATACCACATCTCGGCCCTCTACGTGGTCGACCTGAAGAGGTTTCGACAGCTCGCAGCAGGAGACAGGCTGAGGCAGAACTATCACCAGCTCTCAGCTGATCCCAACAGCTTGAGCAACCTCGACCAGGATCTACCGAATCACATGCAATCACTGCTACCGATCCACAGTCTTCCACAAGAGTGGCTGTGGTGCGAGACGTGGTGTTCAGACGAGAGCCTGAAAGAAGCAAAGACCATCGATCTTTGCAATAACCCTCAGACGAAAGAACCGAAGCTCGACAGAGCACGGAGGCAGGTTCCCGAGTGGACGGAATATGATAATGAGATTGCTGTTGTGGCCAAGCGGCACAAGGAGCAGCGCTCTGCGGAAAACAAGGCGCACGAAGCCGGCCTGCCGGACGTACACGATGGTAAtctggaagaagagagtaTCCAGGAACGACTCCAGCGTGAAGATGCGGAGCGGGAGCGCAAGAAGAAGGAGAAGGGGCATGATGAGCTGTAG